In Streptomyces asoensis, a single genomic region encodes these proteins:
- a CDS encoding M23 family metallopeptidase, protein MRTSRSRRAHGSPLPRPFVLALAAVLAVLGLWAAGGAAPASAAQAAAGARPDFRLPFACGETWQLQTYAGHAPDDKKLDMYRVGGQTLGASVVASAAGTVTEFFEPGGLEINHGGGWFSVYLHMDRRDVTLGQQVASGTQLGRLGLVGTTSAHLHYEQLYDTNGDNDGETDEMVHPVIQGTEYRLSPSGPFPRVTSTNACGGTSPDRYWVDTFDDAPGYAAVDCVGESAPRCAVQGKLLKGTNYVLCKKAGDEVRVGNSFNHWWLLTDLDEVVPGGSGRAYISAYYLQRWGNDEAKDNEGRDIRLC, encoded by the coding sequence ATGCGCACATCCCGCAGCAGACGGGCCCACGGCTCGCCGCTGCCCAGGCCGTTCGTCCTCGCCCTCGCGGCGGTCCTCGCGGTGCTGGGACTGTGGGCGGCCGGCGGGGCGGCCCCGGCGTCCGCCGCGCAGGCGGCCGCGGGCGCCCGGCCCGACTTCCGGCTGCCCTTCGCCTGCGGCGAGACCTGGCAGTTGCAGACGTACGCGGGCCACGCACCCGACGACAAGAAGCTCGACATGTACCGCGTCGGCGGGCAGACCCTCGGCGCCTCGGTCGTCGCCTCGGCCGCGGGAACGGTCACGGAGTTCTTCGAGCCCGGCGGTCTGGAGATCAACCACGGGGGCGGCTGGTTCTCCGTGTACCTGCACATGGACCGCAGGGACGTGACGCTGGGCCAGCAGGTCGCCTCGGGCACGCAGCTCGGCAGGCTCGGACTCGTCGGGACGACCTCGGCGCACCTGCACTACGAGCAGTTGTACGACACCAACGGCGACAACGACGGCGAGACGGACGAGATGGTGCACCCGGTGATCCAGGGCACCGAGTACCGGCTCTCCCCGTCCGGGCCGTTCCCCCGTGTCACCAGCACCAACGCCTGTGGCGGGACCTCACCGGACCGGTACTGGGTGGACACCTTCGACGACGCCCCCGGCTACGCGGCGGTCGACTGCGTCGGTGAGAGCGCCCCGCGCTGCGCGGTCCAGGGGAAGCTGCTCAAGGGCACCAACTACGTCCTGTGCAAGAAGGCGGGCGACGAGGTGCGCGTGGGGAACTCCTTCAACCACTGGTGGCTGCTCACCGATCTCGACGAGGTGGTACCGGGCGGCTCGGGACGCGCGTACATCTCCGCCTACTACCTCCAGAGGTGGGGGAACGACGAGGCGAAGGACAACGAGGGGCGCGACATCCGGTTGTGCTGA
- a CDS encoding serine/threonine-protein kinase: MSSGSVEVVPRGYRVGEWEVTDLIGAGGWGTVYAARRADVPVDDGRKADADADTEAGAGAGAGAGADAEAGAEAVPDEVALKFLPTAGLAPRQARGLVETARRETELSRRTRHPRLIRLFDSLTLGESAGSAFDGAVVLVMERAERSLRERLEASSPGRAGTEPLSVREGARLLTEVCEGLAHLHGLGWVHGDLKPDNVLIMADGSARLADFGLSVELTGTHAYIPPLGTPDYLPPERWSAALGERGVQVRQSTDIWALGVMIHQVFAAGASPFPGATPAARGAAAQEYADGRAPLRMDLRVPAFWRDLAADCLGPAHADRAAHTVESLLERIRAQRAQEQDHEQDHEQGQEEGQGQGQGQDGDREGGREPEHVRSAAPPPRSRRRRTVLAAAALAVTAGGAGAVGWLQLADDDRSPGGGASGSGKPTASIVSNARLEVYNAERSCHRPGERDNLCSLGLAIDPLLPYDIDNVALTRVWDGDVLTADCQVLQGVPVADEAGTRSVRWYRVRLTAEKGRTAAWLPAVRTKDRPALAQCPARPSPG, encoded by the coding sequence CGGCGCCGGCGGCTGGGGGACGGTGTACGCGGCCAGGCGCGCCGACGTTCCTGTCGACGACGGTCGCAAAGCCGATGCCGATGCCGATACCGAGGCTGGTGCTGGTGCTGGTGCTGGTGCTGGTGCCGACGCCGAGGCCGGTGCGGAGGCGGTCCCCGACGAGGTCGCCCTCAAGTTCCTCCCCACGGCCGGGCTCGCGCCGCGTCAGGCACGCGGCCTGGTGGAGACCGCCCGCCGCGAGACCGAACTCAGCCGGCGCACCCGCCACCCCCGGCTGATCCGGCTGTTCGACTCTCTCACGCTCGGCGAGTCGGCCGGTTCGGCCTTCGACGGAGCCGTGGTGCTCGTGATGGAGCGGGCCGAACGGAGCCTGCGTGAAAGGCTGGAAGCTTCCTCCCCCGGCCGGGCCGGAACCGAGCCGCTGTCGGTGCGTGAGGGTGCGCGGCTGCTCACCGAGGTCTGCGAAGGACTGGCGCACCTGCACGGGCTGGGGTGGGTGCACGGGGACCTCAAGCCCGACAACGTTCTCATCATGGCGGACGGATCGGCGCGCCTCGCCGACTTCGGCCTCTCGGTGGAGCTGACCGGCACCCACGCCTACATCCCGCCCCTGGGCACCCCTGACTACCTCCCACCGGAACGCTGGTCGGCGGCGCTGGGCGAACGGGGCGTGCAGGTACGGCAGAGCACCGACATCTGGGCCCTGGGCGTGATGATCCACCAGGTCTTCGCCGCGGGCGCCTCGCCGTTTCCCGGAGCCACGCCCGCGGCCCGCGGCGCCGCCGCGCAGGAGTACGCCGACGGACGCGCACCGCTGCGGATGGATCTGCGCGTGCCGGCGTTCTGGCGCGATCTGGCGGCCGACTGCCTCGGTCCCGCCCACGCCGACCGCGCCGCGCACACCGTCGAGAGCCTCCTGGAACGCATCCGGGCGCAGCGGGCACAGGAGCAGGACCACGAGCAGGACCACGAGCAGGGACAGGAAGAGGGCCAGGGGCAAGGGCAGGGTCAGGACGGGGACCGCGAGGGCGGGCGCGAGCCGGAGCACGTGCGGTCCGCGGCGCCGCCCCCGCGGTCCCGGCGCAGACGTACGGTCCTGGCGGCCGCCGCGCTGGCGGTGACGGCGGGCGGTGCGGGCGCCGTCGGATGGCTCCAGCTCGCCGACGACGACCGGTCACCGGGCGGCGGCGCGTCGGGGAGCGGCAAGCCGACGGCGAGCATCGTGTCGAACGCCCGCCTCGAGGTGTACAACGCCGAACGGTCCTGTCACCGGCCCGGCGAGCGGGACAACCTGTGCAGTCTCGGACTCGCGATCGACCCCCTGCTGCCGTACGACATCGACAACGTCGCGCTGACCAGGGTGTGGGACGGAGACGTCCTGACCGCCGACTGCCAGGTCCTCCAGGGCGTGCCGGTCGCCGACGAGGCGGGCACGCGCTCGGTGCGCTGGTACAGGGTGCGCCTGACGGCGGAGAAGGGCCGGACCGCGGCCTGGCTGCCGGCCGTGCGGACGAAGGACCGTCCCGCACTCGCGCAATGTCCGGCGCGCCCCTCTCCGGGCTGA